Proteins from a single region of Pogoniulus pusillus isolate bPogPus1 chromosome 23, bPogPus1.pri, whole genome shotgun sequence:
- the CUL2 gene encoding cullin-2 — translation MSLKPRVVDFDETWNKLLTTIKAVVMLDYVERATWNDRFSDIYALCVAYPEPLGERLYTETKIFLENHVRHLHKRVLEAEEQVLVMYHRYWQEYSQGADYMDCLYRYLNTQFIKKNKLTEADLQYGYGGVDMNEPLMEIGELALDMWRKLMIEPLQAILIRMLLREIKNDRCGEDPNQKVIHGVINSFVHVEQYKKKFPLKFYQEIFECPFLNETGEYYKQEASNLLQESNCSQYMEKVLGRLKDEEMRCRKYLHPSSYSKVIHECQQRMVADHLQFLHAECHNIIRQEKRSDMANMYTLLRAVSSGLPHMIQELQNHIHDEGLRATSNLSQENMPTQFVESVLEVHSKFVQLINTVLNGDQHFMSALDKALTSVVNYREPKSICKAPELLAKYCDNLLKKSAKGMTENEVEDKLTSFITVFKYIDDKDVFQKFYARMLAKRLIHGLSMSMDSEEAMINKLKQACGYEFTSKLHRMYTDMSVSADLNNKFNNFIKNQDTIIDLGISFQIYVLQAGAWPLTQAPSSTFAIPQELEKSVQMFELFYSQHFSGRKLTWLHYLCTGEVKMNYLCKPYVAMVTTYQMAVLLAFNNSETVSYKELQDSTQMNEKELTKTIKSLLDVKMINHDSDKEDIEAESTFSLNMSFSSKRTKFKITTSMQKDTPQEMEQTRSAVDEDRKMYLQAAIVRIMKARKVLRHNALIQEVISQSRARFNPSISMIKKCIEVLIDKQYIERSQASADEYSYVA, via the exons AGACATTTATGCTTTGTGTGTGGCCTATCCTGAACCTCTTGGAGAGAGACTTTATACAGAGACTAAAATTTTTTTGGAAAATCATGTACGCCATTTGCACAAG AGAGTACTGGAAGCTGAAGAGCAAGTACTGGTTATGTATCACAGATACTGGCAAGAGTACAGCCAAGGGGCAGACTACATGGACTGTTTATACAG GTACCTCAACACACAGTTTATTAAGAAGAACAAATTGACTGAGGCTGATCTTCAGTATGGTTATGGAGGGGTGGATATGAATGAACCATTGATGGAAATAGGAGAG CTAGCTCTTGATATGTGGAGAAAACTAATGATTGAGCCACTGCAGGCTATCCTTATTCGGATGCTACTCCGAGAAATAAAGAA TGATCGCTGTGGAGAAGACCCAAACCAGAAAGTAATCCATGGGGTTATTAACTCCTTTGTTCATGTTGAACAGTATAAGAAAAAATTCCCCCTAAAG TTTTATCAGGAAATTTTTGAGTGTCCTTTTCTGAATGAAACAGGGGAGTACTATAAACAAGAAGCTTCAAATTTATTGCAAGAGTCAAATTGCTCACAATACATGGAGAAG GTTTTAGGTAGACTAAAAGATGAAGAAATGCGGTGTCGGAAATATTTGCATCCCAGCTCATACAGCAAAGTGATTCACGAATGCCAACAGAGAATGGTCGCTGATCACTTGCAGTTTCTACATGCAGAGTGTCACAATATTATCAGACAAGAGAAAAGAAGTG ACATGGCAAATATGTATACTCTGCTTCGTGCTGTGTCAAGTGGTTTACCTCATATGATTCAGGAACTACAAAACCATATCCATGATGAGGGCCTTAGAGCAACCAGCAATCTTTCTCAGGAAAAT ATGCCAACTCAGTTCGTGGAGTCAGTTTTGGAAGTACATAGTAAATTTGTTCAACTCATCAACACTGTTTTAAATGGTGACCAACACTTCATGAGTGCCCTTGACAAG GCTTTGACATCAGTAGTTAACTATAGGGAGCCCAAATCGATCTGCAAAGCACCTGAGTTG CTGGCCAAGTACTGTGACAACTTGTTGAAGAAATCAGCAAAAGGAATGACAGAGAATGAAGTGGAAGACAAACTTACAAGTTTCATTACTGTTTTCAAATACATTGATGACAAAGACGTATTCCAAAAG TTCTATGCCAGAATGCTGGCAAAAAGATTAATTCATGGTTTGTCCATGTCTATGGATTCTGAAGAAGCCATGATTAATAAACTGAAG CAAGCCTGTGGCTATGAATTTACCAGCAAGCTCCATCGAATGTACACGGACATGAGCGTTAGTGCTGATCTCAACAATAAATTCAACAACTTTATCAAAAACCAGGACACGATTATAGATCTGGGAATTAGTTTTCAGATATATGTTCTACAG GCTGGTGCATGGCCTCTAACTCAGGCTCCTTCTTCTACATTTGCAATTCCTCAGGAACTGGAAAAAAGTGTACAGATG tTTGAATTATTTTACAGTCAGCATTTTAGTGGACGGAAGCTTACTTGGTTACATTATCTTTGTACAG GTGAAGTCAAAATGAATTATCTGTGCAAACCTTATGTAGCCATGGTCACAACATACCAAATGGCAGTGTTGCTTGCCTTCAACAACAGTGAAACTGTCAGTTACAAGGAGCTTCAGGATAGTACGCAAATGAATGAGAAGGAACTGACAAAAACCATCAAATCCTTACTTGATGTCAAAATGATCAACCATGACTCAGACAAG GAAGACATAGAGGCAGAGTCCACCTTTTCATTAAATATGAGCTTCAGCAGTAAACGAACAAAATTCAAAATTACTACATCAATGCAGAAAGACACACCACAG GAGATGGAACAGACCAGAAGTGCTGTAGATGAAGACAGAAAAATGTATCTTCAAGCTGCTATAGTCCGTATCATGAAAGCACGTAAAGTGTTACGACATAATGCTCTTATTCAGGAG GTGATTAGCCAATCAAGAGCTAGGTTTAACCCAAGTATCAGCATGATTAAGAAGTGTATTGAAGTTCTGATAGACAAACAGTACATAGAGCGAAGCCAGGCCTCTGCCGATGAATACAGTTATGTAGCATGA